One region of Bombus affinis isolate iyBomAffi1 chromosome 3, iyBomAffi1.2, whole genome shotgun sequence genomic DNA includes:
- the LOC126914208 gene encoding uncharacterized protein LOC126914208 isoform X2, with the protein MWKCHKCGKPVYFAERKQSLGYDWHPECLRCEECGKRLNPGQHAEHKGVPYCHVPCYGALFGPQLFGHGTRVESHTSFGKKEARPSLPRSHLESKLKVFNQYYEGKSGGIRSREVNGRLILEGALRIYWGVRGVIHLKEDDDQRTVVTARNRNSCRRSVSDSIEDEEKEEDCVKETCEQDAETETKSVPTSPDHLKSLTLPMKLDVKNMEWDEIDELLQVERKIEDGKKLYQTMPENLPSISSQTTSDPLPLSSQSSFDRSDSRENSEADSPNHQSNRGNDSSVTSTPTHSIGSSSSTDTPIYHGTPNRNGTLRRVEYFDNLEKNMSGNRSISTDDSWIEKGLNRSMSGPDCLQRHRTDSDTDSVNSLQFREDDNMTMSTDSGLELDGVVLRRKQGSTAIRRRPGGRRQSRSRLRRRCSINGHFYNRETSFFTPPHGSQMSVWITSLVNTQEVINLMLDKYKVDAKPDNFALFVVRDNGEQRRLRDDEYPLEVRVVLGPHENVARLFLVDKLSTPEISSDVAQFLNLSLVECHGILQRYYYEEERQILLLKEKYKEMRRRIRQRMEELKVRL; encoded by the exons CATAAAGGTGTACCATATTGTCATGTACCATGTTACGGAGCTCTTTTTGGGCCACAATTGTTTGGTCATGGAACAAGAGTTGAATCACATACAAGTTTTGGGAAAAAAGAAGCTCGGCCATCATTACCCAG ATCACACTTAGAATCAAAGTTGAAGGTTTTCAACCAGTATTATGAAGGCAAAAGTGGTGGAATAAGAAGCCGTGAG GTTAATGGAAGATTGATACTGGAAGGTGCACTTCGTATTTATTGGGGTGTCAGAGGAGTGATTCATTTGAAAGAAGATGATGATCAACGCACAGTAGTTACAGCTCGTAATAGAAATTCTTGTAGACGTAGTGTTTCTGat AGTATAGAAgatgaagaaaaagaggaagattGTGTAAAAGAAACTTGTGAACAAGACGCAGAAACTGAAACAAAGTCTGTACCAACCTCACCTGATCATCTTAAGAGCCTCACTTTACCAATGAAACTAGACGTTAAGAACATGGAGTGGGACGAAATAGATGAGCTTCTTCAG GTTGAACGTAAAATTGAAGATGGAAAAAAATTATACCAAACGATGCCCGAAAATCTACCTTCGATTAGTTCGCAAACCACTTCCGACCCACTGCCTCTTTCCTCTCAATCCAGTTTTGATAGATCTGATTCTCGCGAAAATTCAGAAGCAGATAGTCCGAACCATCAAAGCAATCGTGGTAACGATAGTAGCGTAACTAGTACACCAACGCACAGTATAGGTAGTTCTTCCAGTACCGATACGCCTATTTACCATGGCACACCAAATCGAAATGGAACGCTTCGAAGGGTAGAATACTTCGATAACTTGGAGAAAAATATGTCCGGTAATAGATCTATTAGCACTGATGACAGTTGGATAGAAAAAGGCTTAAATCGATCGATGTCCGGACCTGATTGCCTTCAAAGACATCGAACTGATAGCGATACAGATTCTGTAAATTCTCTACAATTTAGAGAAGATGATAACATGACAATGTCAACCGACAGTGGACTAGAg CTGGATGGCGTAGTTTTACGACGAAAACAAGGATCCACCGCAATTAGACGTCGCCCGGGTGGTCGACGACAATCACGTAGTCGACTACGGCGTCGTTGTTCAATTAACGGACATTTTTATAATCGTGAAACCAGTTTTTTTACACCCCCGCATGGATCTCAAATGTCCGTTTGGATTACAAGTTTAGTAAATACTCAGGAAGTTATCAACCTTATGTTAGACAAATATAAAGTTGATGCTAAACCAGATAATTTTGCGTTGTTCGTCGTCCGCGATAATGGCG AGCAAAGAAGATTAAGAGACGATGAATATCCGCTGGAAGTTCGCGTAGTATTAGGTCCGCACGAAAATGTCGCGCGACTTTTTTTGGTAGACAAATTGTCGACTCCGGAAATTAGCTCTGACGTTGCGCAATTTCTTAATCTCTCTTTGGTAGAGTGTCACGGTATATTGCAGCGTTATTATTACGAAGAGGAGCGTCAGATTCTTCTTCTAAAAGAAAA ATATAAGGAAATGCGGCGAAGAATACGGCAAAGAATGGAAGAGCTAAAGGTTCGACTATAG
- the LOC126914208 gene encoding uncharacterized protein LOC126914208 isoform X3 gives MWKCHKCGKPVYFAERKQSLGYDWHPECLRCEECGKRLNPGQHAEHKGVPYCHVPCYGALFGPQLFGHGTRVESHTSFGKKEARPSLPRSHLESKLKVFNQYYEGKSGGIRSREVNGRLILEGALRIYWGVRGVIHLKEDDDQRTVVTARNRNSCRRSVSDSIEDEEKEEDCVKETCEQDAETETKSVPTSPDHLKSLTLPMKLDVKNMEWDEIDELLQVERKIEDGKKLYQTMPENLPSISSQTTSDPLPLSSQSSFDRSDSRENSEADSPNHQSNRGNDSSVTSTPTHSIGSSSSTDTPIYHGTPNRNGTLRRVEYFDNLEKNMSGNRSISTDDSWIEKGLNRSMSGPDCLQRHRTDSDTDSVNSLQFREDDNMTMSTDSGLELDGVVLRRKQGSTAIRRRPGGRRQSRSRLRRRCSINGHFYNRETSFFTPPHGSQMSVWITSLVNTQEVINLMLDKYKVDAKPDNFALFVVRDNGEQRRLRDDEYPLEVRVVLGPHENVARLFLVDKLSTPEISSDVAQFLNLSLVECHGILQRYYYEEERQILLLKEKYKEMRRRIRQRMEELKVRL, from the exons CTGAACGCAAGCAATCATTGGGATATGACTGGCATCCAGAATGTTTAAGATGCGAAGAATGTGGGAAACGCTTAAATCCAGGCCAGCATGCAGAG CATAAAGGTGTACCATATTGTCATGTACCATGTTACGGAGCTCTTTTTGGGCCACAATTGTTTGGTCATGGAACAAGAGTTGAATCACATACAAGTTTTGGGAAAAAAGAAGCTCGGCCATCATTACCCAG ATCACACTTAGAATCAAAGTTGAAGGTTTTCAACCAGTATTATGAAGGCAAAAGTGGTGGAATAAGAAGCCGTGAG GTTAATGGAAGATTGATACTGGAAGGTGCACTTCGTATTTATTGGGGTGTCAGAGGAGTGATTCATTTGAAAGAAGATGATGATCAACGCACAGTAGTTACAGCTCGTAATAGAAATTCTTGTAGACGTAGTGTTTCTGat AGTATAGAAgatgaagaaaaagaggaagattGTGTAAAAGAAACTTGTGAACAAGACGCAGAAACTGAAACAAAGTCTGTACCAACCTCACCTGATCATCTTAAGAGCCTCACTTTACCAATGAAACTAGACGTTAAGAACATGGAGTGGGACGAAATAGATGAGCTTCTTCAG GTTGAACGTAAAATTGAAGATGGAAAAAAATTATACCAAACGATGCCCGAAAATCTACCTTCGATTAGTTCGCAAACCACTTCCGACCCACTGCCTCTTTCCTCTCAATCCAGTTTTGATAGATCTGATTCTCGCGAAAATTCAGAAGCAGATAGTCCGAACCATCAAAGCAATCGTGGTAACGATAGTAGCGTAACTAGTACACCAACGCACAGTATAGGTAGTTCTTCCAGTACCGATACGCCTATTTACCATGGCACACCAAATCGAAATGGAACGCTTCGAAGGGTAGAATACTTCGATAACTTGGAGAAAAATATGTCCGGTAATAGATCTATTAGCACTGATGACAGTTGGATAGAAAAAGGCTTAAATCGATCGATGTCCGGACCTGATTGCCTTCAAAGACATCGAACTGATAGCGATACAGATTCTGTAAATTCTCTACAATTTAGAGAAGATGATAACATGACAATGTCAACCGACAGTGGACTAGAg CTGGATGGCGTAGTTTTACGACGAAAACAAGGATCCACCGCAATTAGACGTCGCCCGGGTGGTCGACGACAATCACGTAGTCGACTACGGCGTCGTTGTTCAATTAACGGACATTTTTATAATCGTGAAACCAGTTTTTTTACACCCCCGCATGGATCTCAAATGTCCGTTTGGATTACAAGTTTAGTAAATACTCAGGAAGTTATCAACCTTATGTTAGACAAATATAAAGTTGATGCTAAACCAGATAATTTTGCGTTGTTCGTCGTCCGCGATAATGGCG AGCAAAGAAGATTAAGAGACGATGAATATCCGCTGGAAGTTCGCGTAGTATTAGGTCCGCACGAAAATGTCGCGCGACTTTTTTTGGTAGACAAATTGTCGACTCCGGAAATTAGCTCTGACGTTGCGCAATTTCTTAATCTCTCTTTGGTAGAGTGTCACGGTATATTGCAGCGTTATTATTACGAAGAGGAGCGTCAGATTCTTCTTCTAAAAGAAAA ATATAAGGAAATGCGGCGAAGAATACGGCAAAGAATGGAAGAGCTAAAGGTTCGACTATAG
- the LOC126914208 gene encoding uncharacterized protein LOC126914208 isoform X1, translating into MWKCHKCGKPVYFAERKQSLGYDWHPECLRCEECGKRLNPGQHAEHKGVPYCHVPCYGALFGPQLFGHGTRVESHTSFGKKEARPSLPRSHLESKLKVFNQYYEGKSGGIRSREVNGRLILEGALRIYWGVRGVIHLKEDDDQRTVVTARNRNSCRRSVSDSIEDEEKEEDCVKETCEQDAETETKSVPTSPDHLKSLTLPMKLDVKNMEWDEIDELLQVERKIEDGKKLYQTMPENLPSISSQTTSDPLPLSSQSSFDRSDSRENSEADSPNHQSNRGNDSSVTSTPTHSIGSSSSTDTPIYHGTPNRNGTLRRVEYFDNLEKNMSGNRSISTDDSWIEKGLNRSMSGPDCLQRHRTDSDTDSVNSLQFREDDNMTMSTDSGLELDGVVLRRKQGSTAIRRRPGGRRQSRSRLRRRCSINGHFYNRETSFFTPPHGSQMSVWITSLVNTQEVINLMLDKYKVDAKPDNFALFVVRDNGEQRRLRDDEYPLEVRVVLGPHENVARLFLVDKLSTPEISSDVAQFLNLSLVECHGILQRYYYEEERQILLLKEKYKEMRRRIRQRMEELKVRL; encoded by the exons ATGTGGAAGTGCCATAAATGTGGGAAACCAGTATATTTCG CTGAACGCAAGCAATCATTGGGATATGACTGGCATCCAGAATGTTTAAGATGCGAAGAATGTGGGAAACGCTTAAATCCAGGCCAGCATGCAGAG CATAAAGGTGTACCATATTGTCATGTACCATGTTACGGAGCTCTTTTTGGGCCACAATTGTTTGGTCATGGAACAAGAGTTGAATCACATACAAGTTTTGGGAAAAAAGAAGCTCGGCCATCATTACCCAG ATCACACTTAGAATCAAAGTTGAAGGTTTTCAACCAGTATTATGAAGGCAAAAGTGGTGGAATAAGAAGCCGTGAG GTTAATGGAAGATTGATACTGGAAGGTGCACTTCGTATTTATTGGGGTGTCAGAGGAGTGATTCATTTGAAAGAAGATGATGATCAACGCACAGTAGTTACAGCTCGTAATAGAAATTCTTGTAGACGTAGTGTTTCTGat AGTATAGAAgatgaagaaaaagaggaagattGTGTAAAAGAAACTTGTGAACAAGACGCAGAAACTGAAACAAAGTCTGTACCAACCTCACCTGATCATCTTAAGAGCCTCACTTTACCAATGAAACTAGACGTTAAGAACATGGAGTGGGACGAAATAGATGAGCTTCTTCAG GTTGAACGTAAAATTGAAGATGGAAAAAAATTATACCAAACGATGCCCGAAAATCTACCTTCGATTAGTTCGCAAACCACTTCCGACCCACTGCCTCTTTCCTCTCAATCCAGTTTTGATAGATCTGATTCTCGCGAAAATTCAGAAGCAGATAGTCCGAACCATCAAAGCAATCGTGGTAACGATAGTAGCGTAACTAGTACACCAACGCACAGTATAGGTAGTTCTTCCAGTACCGATACGCCTATTTACCATGGCACACCAAATCGAAATGGAACGCTTCGAAGGGTAGAATACTTCGATAACTTGGAGAAAAATATGTCCGGTAATAGATCTATTAGCACTGATGACAGTTGGATAGAAAAAGGCTTAAATCGATCGATGTCCGGACCTGATTGCCTTCAAAGACATCGAACTGATAGCGATACAGATTCTGTAAATTCTCTACAATTTAGAGAAGATGATAACATGACAATGTCAACCGACAGTGGACTAGAg CTGGATGGCGTAGTTTTACGACGAAAACAAGGATCCACCGCAATTAGACGTCGCCCGGGTGGTCGACGACAATCACGTAGTCGACTACGGCGTCGTTGTTCAATTAACGGACATTTTTATAATCGTGAAACCAGTTTTTTTACACCCCCGCATGGATCTCAAATGTCCGTTTGGATTACAAGTTTAGTAAATACTCAGGAAGTTATCAACCTTATGTTAGACAAATATAAAGTTGATGCTAAACCAGATAATTTTGCGTTGTTCGTCGTCCGCGATAATGGCG AGCAAAGAAGATTAAGAGACGATGAATATCCGCTGGAAGTTCGCGTAGTATTAGGTCCGCACGAAAATGTCGCGCGACTTTTTTTGGTAGACAAATTGTCGACTCCGGAAATTAGCTCTGACGTTGCGCAATTTCTTAATCTCTCTTTGGTAGAGTGTCACGGTATATTGCAGCGTTATTATTACGAAGAGGAGCGTCAGATTCTTCTTCTAAAAGAAAA ATATAAGGAAATGCGGCGAAGAATACGGCAAAGAATGGAAGAGCTAAAGGTTCGACTATAG